The following coding sequences are from one Mycobacterium bourgelatii window:
- a CDS encoding SRPBCC family protein, with the protein MAVQASREIVIDAPPEKIMAALRDVDILPQLSPLHKHVEVIDSYPDGMPHHVKATVKLMGIVDREILEYHWGPDWVVWDAKETFQQHGQHIEYTVKPEGVDKSRVRFDITVEPSGLIPSFVVKRATRAVLESATEGLRKWFDGDHNVAESE; encoded by the coding sequence ATGGCTGTCCAAGCTTCGCGGGAAATCGTGATCGACGCGCCGCCGGAGAAGATCATGGCGGCGCTGCGAGACGTGGACATCTTGCCGCAGCTGTCTCCGCTGCATAAGCACGTAGAAGTCATCGATTCCTATCCCGATGGGATGCCCCATCATGTGAAGGCCACCGTCAAGCTCATGGGGATCGTCGACAGGGAGATCCTGGAATACCACTGGGGCCCGGACTGGGTGGTCTGGGACGCCAAAGAGACGTTTCAGCAACACGGCCAGCACATCGAATACACCGTCAAGCCGGAGGGCGTCGACAAGTCGCGAGTGCGGTTTGACATCACCGTCGAACCGTCCGGGTTGATCCCGAGTTTCGTGGTGAAGCGGGCGACTAGGGCGGTGTTGGAGTCCGCGACTGAAGGGCTGCGCAAGTGGTTCGACGGTGACCACAACGTAGCCGAATCCGAATAG
- a CDS encoding CaiB/BaiF CoA transferase family protein, whose product MSDGGPLAGVKVIELGGIGPGPHAGMVLADLGADVVRVRRPGGLQMPSEDRDLLHRGKRIVDLDVKTQPELLLELAAKADVLLDCFRPGTCERLGIGPEDCAAVNPRLIFARITGWGQEGPLASTAGHDINYLSATGALSALGYADRPPMPPLNLVADFGGGSMLVLLGIVTALYERERSGEGQVVDAAMVDGVSVLAQMMWTMKSIGSLRDRRESFLLDGGAPFYRCYETSDGKYVAVGAIEPQFFAALLEGLGLSAAEVPNQLDVAAYPRMRELFAERFASRTRDEWTEVFGGTDACVTPVLNWSEAASDAHLTARSTVITAHGVEQAAPAPRFSRTPSGPVGAPPRSTTPLSEIGW is encoded by the coding sequence GTGAGTGACGGGGGGCCCCTGGCCGGGGTGAAGGTCATCGAACTCGGCGGGATCGGTCCCGGTCCCCATGCCGGGATGGTGCTTGCCGATCTGGGGGCCGACGTGGTGCGGGTGCGTCGGCCCGGTGGTCTGCAGATGCCGTCCGAGGATCGCGATCTACTGCACCGCGGGAAGCGGATCGTCGACCTGGACGTCAAGACGCAACCGGAGCTGTTGCTCGAGCTGGCCGCGAAGGCCGACGTGCTGCTGGACTGCTTCCGTCCCGGTACCTGCGAGCGACTCGGCATCGGTCCCGAGGACTGCGCCGCGGTCAATCCGCGATTGATCTTCGCGCGGATCACCGGGTGGGGGCAGGAAGGGCCGTTGGCGTCGACCGCGGGTCACGACATCAACTACCTGTCGGCCACCGGCGCGTTGTCGGCCCTCGGGTACGCCGACCGTCCGCCGATGCCGCCGCTGAACCTCGTCGCGGACTTCGGCGGCGGCTCGATGCTGGTGCTGCTGGGCATCGTGACCGCGCTGTACGAACGAGAACGCTCCGGTGAGGGGCAGGTGGTGGACGCCGCGATGGTTGACGGTGTCAGCGTGCTGGCCCAGATGATGTGGACCATGAAGTCGATCGGCAGCCTGCGCGACCGGCGAGAATCCTTCCTGCTCGACGGCGGGGCCCCGTTCTACCGGTGCTACGAGACTTCAGACGGCAAGTACGTGGCCGTCGGCGCCATCGAGCCGCAATTTTTTGCGGCGTTGCTCGAGGGGTTGGGCTTGTCGGCCGCCGAGGTGCCCAATCAGCTCGACGTCGCCGCGTATCCACGGATGCGCGAGCTATTCGCAGAGCGCTTCGCCAGCCGCACCCGTGATGAGTGGACCGAGGTCTTCGGGGGCACGGATGCCTGCGTCACCCCGGTGCTCAACTGGAGTGAGGCTGCCAGTGACGCGCACCTGACCGCGCGCTCGACGGTGATCACCGCCCACGGCGTCGAGCAGGCTGCGCCAGCCCCGCGTTTCTCCCGAACCCCGTCCGGACCGGTCGGTGCGCCGCCGCGTTCGACCACCCCGCTCTCAGAAATCGGGTGGTAA
- a CDS encoding SRPBCC family protein, with product MAIKESREILIEATPEEILDVIAEFEAMPEWSGPHESAEVLETGEDGRPSKVKMRVKTAGITDEQVVAYTWDDNVVSWSLVSSGQQKSQDGSYTLIPKGDNTLVKFQVTVDPNVPLPGFVLKRAVKGTMDAATQELRSRVLKVKKGK from the coding sequence ATGGCAATCAAAGAATCCCGCGAAATACTCATCGAAGCCACGCCCGAGGAGATTCTGGACGTCATCGCAGAGTTCGAAGCGATGCCCGAATGGTCGGGACCGCACGAAAGCGCAGAAGTTCTGGAGACCGGCGAAGACGGCCGGCCCAGCAAGGTCAAGATGCGGGTGAAGACGGCGGGCATTACCGATGAGCAAGTTGTGGCCTACACGTGGGATGACAACGTGGTGAGCTGGTCGCTGGTCAGCTCCGGCCAGCAGAAATCGCAGGACGGCAGTTACACCCTGATTCCCAAGGGTGACAACACCTTGGTCAAGTTCCAGGTGACCGTGGACCCGAATGTGCCGCTGCCGGGCTTCGTGCTCAAGCGTGCCGTCAAGGGGACCATGGACGCCGCCACGCAGGAACTGCGCTCGCGGGTGTTGAAAGTGAAGAAGGGCAAGTAG